The proteins below are encoded in one region of Bacillota bacterium:
- a CDS encoding putative PEP-binding protein, with product MDIVSCKTFDSKVIAGHTGVDILTDVDDISNLMRYKNTISGVITDEKGLLSHSVIFLKQMCASIAVVENDILSRIRNSESLIIDGRRHVIIINPDESLMNSVINKVRQPLDINNITTSDGIKISLSASVLTYKDIIEATDKFPVDIGMWRSEGILIGGEDEEKSYRSAFDRCRKINVRLFDVTGDKTELCKNISQDELCEMQIKKLIDAAQGRMFNIIIPNVEDEKDILNVKPMFRGNVGFGAMIETPSAVILCDDIMRHCAFVNIGFNGLMREFKSTRAAVKAAQRVALASRKTGIPAVACGIKLCDPAFLKLVIGAGITKFCLPETDFNDFAAAAKSISYTEAVIQTSSFLGSYYAALA from the coding sequence ATGGATATTGTTTCTTGCAAAACATTTGATTCAAAAGTTATAGCAGGTCATACCGGAGTTGACATTCTGACGGATGTGGACGATATTTCAAATCTTATGCGTTATAAAAATACGATCAGCGGTGTAATTACTGATGAAAAAGGTCTGCTGTCACACAGTGTAATTTTTTTAAAGCAAATGTGTGCGTCTATTGCTGTCGTTGAAAACGATATATTGTCACGCATAAGAAACAGTGAAAGTCTTATTATAGACGGAAGACGTCATGTTATAATCATAAACCCCGATGAATCGCTGATGAACAGTGTAATTAATAAAGTACGACAACCTTTGGATATAAACAACATAACAACAAGTGACGGTATTAAAATATCCTTATCTGCAAGCGTGCTTACTTATAAGGACATAATAGAGGCAACTGACAAATTTCCAGTTGACATAGGTATGTGGCGCAGCGAAGGTATTTTGATAGGCGGAGAGGATGAAGAAAAGAGTTATAGATCGGCATTTGATCGTTGCCGCAAAATAAACGTGCGCTTATTTGATGTAACAGGTGACAAAACTGAGTTATGCAAAAACATTTCCCAGGATGAACTATGCGAAATGCAGATTAAAAAACTAATAGATGCCGCTCAGGGACGTATGTTTAATATTATTATACCAAATGTAGAAGACGAAAAAGATATACTTAATGTAAAACCAATGTTCCGTGGGAATGTTGGTTTTGGCGCAATGATTGAAACCCCTTCAGCAGTAATACTTTGTGATGATATCATGCGGCATTGTGCCTTTGTTAACATTGGGTTTAATGGATTGATGCGTGAATTTAAGAGCACCAGGGCAGCTGTTAAAGCGGCGCAGAGAGTTGCACTTGCCTCTAGAAAAACTGGTATTCCAGCCGTTGCATGCGGAATAAAGCTTTGTGATCCGGCATTTTTAAAATTGGTAATTGGTGCCGGGATCACTAAGTTTTGCTTACCTGAAACTGACTTTAACGATTTTGCCGCAGCTGCAAAAAGCATATCATATACTGAAGCTGTTATTCAAACTTCTTCATTCTTGGGAAGCTATTATGCCGCTCTTGCATAA
- a CDS encoding purine-nucleoside phosphorylase — protein sequence MKFYNLAVSNIKRYIETEPEIGIVLGSGCGNLAKEAEIAVEIPFDDIPGFKPSTAPGHEGKLVFGKLSGKDVVLMNGRLHFYEGYSPLDIVFPIRVMRLLGVKTLILTNAAGGINPSFSPGNLMLITDHINFAFRNPLIGPNADEFGPRFPDMSDIYTPRLIELCKATADNLGISVKEGVYMWFSGPSYETPAEIKMARLLGADAVGMSTVPEAIAAHHAGMEILAISCITNMGTGISKYKLSHNDITKAAEKIQNDFSNLIKNTIKNL from the coding sequence ATGAAATTTTATAACTTAGCTGTAAGCAATATAAAAAGGTATATTGAAACAGAACCTGAAATAGGCATAGTATTGGGGTCGGGATGCGGTAATCTCGCAAAAGAGGCTGAAATCGCAGTTGAAATACCATTTGACGATATTCCGGGGTTCAAACCTTCAACAGCTCCCGGACACGAGGGAAAACTGGTATTTGGCAAACTGTCCGGTAAAGATGTTGTTTTAATGAACGGAAGACTTCATTTTTATGAAGGTTATTCCCCTCTTGATATTGTTTTTCCCATAAGAGTAATGAGGCTGCTTGGTGTAAAAACATTAATTTTAACAAACGCGGCAGGCGGGATAAATCCAAGCTTTTCACCCGGTAACCTTATGCTGATTACGGATCATATTAATTTTGCATTTCGCAACCCGCTAATTGGTCCTAATGCCGATGAATTCGGACCACGCTTTCCTGATATGAGTGATATATATACGCCCCGTTTGATTGAATTGTGCAAGGCTACCGCTGATAATTTGGGTATCTCTGTTAAAGAAGGCGTTTATATGTGGTTTTCAGGTCCCAGTTATGAAACACCTGCTGAAATAAAGATGGCACGACTTCTTGGAGCCGATGCCGTAGGCATGTCTACCGTCCCAGAGGCTATAGCAGCACATCATGCAGGTATGGAAATTTTGGCTATATCCTGTATAACGAATATGGGCACAGGAATATCGAAATATAAACTATCTCACAATGATATTACTAAAGCTGCTGAAAAAATTCAAAATGATTTTTCAAATTTAATTAAAAATACGATCAAAAATCTATGA
- a CDS encoding superoxide dismutase family protein, with translation MPLIGTEMFTRLLQTRHPDAVADILGNPEYEDIRGQVDFYDAGRGTLIVAEVFNLPKTGADGKELTGIHGFHIHEGSSCTGTPEQPFADTGGHYDTDSRLHPLHTGDMPPLFASDGYAYLIFYTTKFRPFDLLGKTVIIHQNQDDLTTNPSGNSGEKIACGVIKQNLRI, from the coding sequence ATGCCTTTAATAGGAACTGAAATGTTTACACGGCTGCTGCAAACACGTCACCCCGATGCTGTGGCCGATATCTTGGGTAACCCTGAGTATGAGGATATAAGAGGTCAGGTTGACTTTTACGATGCCGGGAGAGGAACGCTTATAGTCGCTGAAGTATTTAATCTCCCAAAAACAGGAGCTGACGGCAAAGAATTAACAGGGATACATGGCTTTCATATTCACGAGGGCAGCAGTTGTACAGGCACTCCAGAACAGCCTTTTGCGGATACCGGAGGACATTATGACACCGATAGCCGACTTCATCCATTACATACAGGTGATATGCCACCTTTGTTTGCAAGTGACGGATATGCGTACTTAATTTTTTATACGACCAAATTTCGTCCTTTTGATTTACTGGGCAAAACTGTTATAATACATCAAAATCAGGATGACTTAACAACAAATCCTTCGGGGAATTCCGGCGAAAAGATTGCATGCGGTGTTATTAAACAAAATTTAAGGATATAA
- a CDS encoding stage 0 sporulation family protein encodes MIICGVRFKKVGKLYYFDPAGIPLSVGDMVIVETIRGIEMGEVAIASKDIEPDPSREIKKVLRLATQEDLEHASENKKKEDSAFKICLEKIAHHKLDMKLVDVEYTFDNNKILFYFTADGRVDFRDLVKDLASVFRTRIELRQIGVRDEAKMLGGVGICGQPFCCATHLGEFQPVSIKMAKEQGLSLNPTKISGTCGRLMCCLKYEQAAYDELLRITPKAGAIVSTPDGNGTVVEANPITGVIKIGLEKSPELPPKIYSREDIKVIKDAVIHVEKNEIEMLKGLEE; translated from the coding sequence TTGATTATATGCGGAGTCAGATTTAAAAAGGTTGGGAAGCTCTACTACTTTGATCCCGCCGGCATTCCTCTTTCCGTAGGTGATATGGTTATCGTTGAAACGATACGTGGAATAGAAATGGGTGAGGTCGCTATCGCCTCAAAAGATATCGAGCCTGACCCAAGCCGGGAAATAAAGAAGGTTTTAAGGCTTGCCACTCAAGAAGACTTGGAACATGCCTCAGAAAATAAAAAGAAAGAAGATTCAGCCTTTAAGATATGTCTCGAAAAGATTGCACATCACAAACTGGATATGAAACTTGTTGACGTAGAATACACATTTGACAATAATAAAATCCTGTTCTATTTTACAGCTGACGGACGTGTTGATTTCAGAGATCTTGTTAAAGATCTTGCATCTGTGTTCCGTACTCGTATCGAGCTTAGACAAATCGGAGTTAGGGATGAGGCAAAAATGCTTGGCGGCGTAGGAATATGCGGTCAGCCATTTTGCTGTGCTACTCATCTTGGGGAATTTCAGCCTGTATCAATAAAAATGGCAAAGGAACAGGGGCTTTCGCTTAATCCTACTAAAATTTCAGGTACATGCGGAAGACTTATGTGCTGTCTTAAATATGAGCAGGCTGCATACGACGAACTGTTGCGCATTACTCCAAAAGCCGGCGCTATTGTCAGTACACCTGATGGGAACGGGACTGTAGTTGAAGCTAATCCTATTACGGGAGTAATTAAGATAGGACTTGAAAAATCACCGGAGTTGCCGCCTAAAATTTATTCGCGCGAAGATATAAAAGTAATTAAAGACGCAGTCATTCATGTTGAAAAAAATGAAATTGAAATGCTGAAAGGTTTAGAAGAATAG
- a CDS encoding DNA polymerase III subunit: MNSILTENVFGNESVRDRLEQAVRTDTISHAYIFSGQAGLYKSNTALLFAQMILCDNENKPCGHCPSCLKVSSGNHPDMLVTDAGDNVKSIKVELIRSIRSQAYIMPSEGKRKIFIIRDAHKMTIAAQNALLKIFEEPPSSAVFILVTENLQKLLPTVKSRGSIINFISPSIEDTKLFLNKKYESKYPKELISNASSFAGGAPGEAENILENTKVTGFAPGFFKAAVSGDLYTFLQRILSMTENRTSFLQYCDSIIKGCSDLIKIKGQSNGNLFHPESRQILTEYSRKLTRANLFNIIDIIHKCRDTAENTNTSLSVVAMNMLLKCWEEIH; encoded by the coding sequence ATGAACAGTATCCTGACAGAAAATGTATTTGGCAACGAATCCGTCCGTGACCGTCTTGAACAGGCGGTTCGGACGGACACTATTTCTCATGCCTACATATTCAGCGGACAGGCAGGACTTTACAAATCAAATACGGCTTTACTTTTTGCACAGATGATATTATGCGATAATGAAAATAAGCCCTGCGGTCACTGCCCGTCTTGTTTAAAAGTATCAAGCGGCAATCATCCTGACATGTTAGTCACGGATGCCGGGGATAATGTAAAATCAATAAAGGTCGAATTAATTCGATCGATTCGCTCTCAGGCATATATTATGCCAAGCGAGGGCAAAAGAAAAATATTTATTATACGCGATGCACATAAAATGACTATTGCTGCTCAGAATGCTCTGCTTAAAATATTTGAAGAGCCGCCCTCTTCTGCCGTATTTATTCTCGTCACTGAAAATCTCCAAAAACTTCTTCCCACTGTAAAATCACGCGGTTCTATAATCAATTTCATATCACCTAGCATTGAAGATACAAAACTTTTCCTTAATAAAAAATATGAATCCAAGTATCCAAAAGAGTTAATCTCAAATGCCTCCTCCTTTGCGGGTGGCGCACCTGGAGAAGCGGAAAATATTTTAGAGAATACTAAGGTGACAGGTTTTGCACCTGGGTTTTTTAAAGCCGCCGTCTCTGGTGACTTATATACATTTTTGCAGAGAATTCTCTCTATGACCGAAAACCGAACTTCTTTTTTACAATATTGTGACTCAATCATAAAAGGGTGCAGTGATCTGATAAAAATCAAGGGCCAGAGTAATGGTAACCTTTTTCATCCTGAAAGCAGGCAAATACTCACAGAGTATTCGAGGAAATTGACAAGAGCCAATCTGTTTAATATAATAGACATAATTCATAAATGCAGGGACACCGCAGAAAACACCAATACCTCGCTATCTGTCGTTGCAATGAATATGCTTTTAAAATGCTGGGAGGAAATACATTGA
- a CDS encoding cyclic-di-AMP receptor: MKLIMAIVNNDDSSAVQKHLTKEGIQVTKLATTGGFLMSGNTTFIIGIEEDKVDKALEIIEKYSKQRKQVMPTAVTGNGLGMYTSFPVEVTVGGATVFVLDVERFEKL; the protein is encoded by the coding sequence ATGAAATTAATTATGGCTATTGTTAACAATGATGACAGCTCCGCAGTCCAGAAGCATTTGACTAAGGAAGGCATTCAGGTCACCAAACTTGCAACAACTGGCGGTTTTCTAATGAGCGGCAATACAACGTTTATCATTGGGATTGAAGAGGATAAGGTTGACAAAGCCCTTGAAATTATTGAAAAGTACAGCAAACAGCGAAAACAGGTGATGCCAACCGCTGTTACAGGCAATGGTCTAGGAATGTACACTTCTTTTCCTGTAGAAGTAACAGTTGGCGGTGCAACCGTTTTTGTGCTCGATGTTGAAAGATTCGAGAAGTTATAA
- a CDS encoding aminotransferase class I/II-fold pyridoxal phosphate-dependent enzyme translates to MSIYNALKEYENLQTRFHMPGHGGLDSKDILKELDSILPFDVTETSLTDNLYDPKAFIKQSERKITDFYGTKASVISAGGATLCINTALMLAGGQGNTIAVDRRCHKSVYNTMVLLDQKPVYIYPDAEKNSVLNYIDPGKLESLLKEKPNISCIIVTSPTYYGIISNIKEISKVCHKYNSLLVVDNAHGSHLILDKNLHPLFNGADIVIDSLHKTLPALTGAALLHSQRFSSEELKSAMSLFGSSSPSYLISMSADLCTDYLISGKATVDFNEVKTYIEEVGQYVESHSKVSVICGGKESRNNSFYLDPWRLTLDFNMTQLSAETASDALLKKGISIEFADNRYMVLIIPPKTNRESLKYFGRQLCTILNKLPESPKNKEIPDLRFEQVLSPRAAYFSPIKKEIPLNESLDRICGKAVIPYPPGIPLISPGEKITREFIEYCKGTIDKITIIEEG, encoded by the coding sequence ATGTCTATCTACAATGCATTAAAAGAGTATGAAAATTTGCAGACGCGTTTTCACATGCCCGGACACGGCGGACTCGATTCCAAAGATATTTTAAAAGAATTAGACAGCATACTTCCGTTTGATGTTACTGAGACCTCATTAACGGATAATTTGTATGATCCCAAAGCTTTTATAAAACAAAGCGAACGTAAAATTACAGATTTTTATGGCACAAAAGCAAGCGTTATTTCCGCCGGGGGGGCAACGCTTTGCATAAACACTGCGCTAATGCTCGCAGGCGGTCAGGGAAATACGATTGCAGTAGACAGAAGATGCCATAAGTCGGTTTATAATACAATGGTTCTCCTTGATCAAAAGCCAGTGTACATTTACCCTGATGCTGAGAAAAATTCTGTATTAAATTATATTGACCCGGGGAAACTTGAAAGTTTGCTTAAGGAAAAGCCGAACATTTCCTGCATAATCGTTACAAGTCCCACATATTATGGTATAATAAGTAATATCAAAGAAATATCAAAAGTGTGTCATAAATATAATTCGCTTCTTGTAGTTGACAATGCGCATGGTTCACACCTAATTTTAGATAAAAACCTTCATCCATTATTCAATGGCGCTGATATTGTAATAGATTCGCTTCATAAAACTTTACCAGCCCTTACGGGGGCAGCCTTGCTTCATTCACAGCGTTTTTCATCAGAAGAACTTAAATCCGCGATGTCTCTATTTGGATCATCAAGTCCTTCTTATCTTATATCAATGTCGGCTGATCTTTGCACAGATTATCTAATAAGCGGGAAAGCCACGGTTGATTTTAATGAAGTAAAAACATATATCGAAGAAGTAGGACAATATGTTGAGTCGCATTCAAAAGTCAGTGTCATATGCGGCGGAAAAGAAAGCAGAAACAATTCATTTTATTTGGATCCCTGGCGTTTAACCCTTGATTTTAATATGACACAATTATCGGCAGAAACTGCATCAGACGCTCTCTTAAAAAAAGGTATTTCTATAGAATTTGCAGATAACCGTTATATGGTGCTAATCATACCTCCCAAAACCAATAGAGAAAGCCTAAAGTATTTTGGACGGCAGTTATGCACCATTCTTAATAAACTTCCCGAATCTCCTAAAAATAAAGAAATCCCGGATTTGCGTTTTGAGCAAGTGCTTTCGCCTCGGGCTGCATACTTTTCCCCTATTAAAAAAGAAATCCCGCTAAATGAATCGCTTGATAGAATATGTGGTAAAGCGGTTATACCTTACCCCCCCGGTATTCCTCTCATATCACCCGGTGAAAAAATTACCCGTGAATTTATTGAGTATTGCAAAGGCACTATAGATAAAATCACAATTATCGAGGAGGGCTGA
- the alr gene encoding alanine racemase — protein MKRLVVETDKIQSNIDIIKKYSCGAKLIAVVKGNGYGLGLVPLARIVEKEADMLAVSTVAEAAAIRNAGIECEILVLTPTSLEDEINSILKYNLTAAIGNEDSAIKLEKAASEANVNISAHLLFDTGFGRDGFMPEDIDRVISLIKSLKYINITGTFSHLYASFSKNFKLVDKQYNLFTEICNKLQSSHIDPGMRHIANSCAVFLHQDKLLDAVRVGSALVGKLPLKETYGLQSVGYLECTIDNIRKLPPSHNVGYGDVFKTKKETVTALADAGYADGLNIKRAGDAFNFKEGLRGVYRAVCAMLRREILSCEINGKKAYALGRVCMLGTILDITDINCNAGDIAIFRHISPMLVSSEIPREYR, from the coding sequence ATGAAACGGCTTGTCGTTGAAACCGACAAGATTCAAAGTAATATAGACATAATCAAAAAGTACTCTTGCGGAGCAAAACTTATAGCCGTTGTTAAAGGAAACGGATATGGTCTTGGACTTGTCCCACTTGCTCGTATTGTTGAGAAAGAGGCCGACATGCTTGCAGTATCAACAGTAGCAGAGGCAGCAGCGATTCGCAACGCAGGAATAGAGTGTGAAATTTTAGTATTGACTCCTACCAGCCTTGAGGATGAGATTAATAGTATACTCAAATATAATCTTACTGCTGCTATTGGAAATGAGGACAGCGCTATAAAGCTGGAAAAAGCCGCTTCAGAGGCGAATGTCAATATATCCGCCCACCTGCTGTTTGACACCGGATTTGGTCGTGACGGTTTTATGCCCGAAGACATAGACAGAGTAATATCATTAATAAAATCTTTAAAATATATTAATATCACTGGAACATTCAGTCATCTGTATGCATCTTTCTCCAAAAACTTTAAGCTTGTGGACAAGCAGTATAATTTATTTACTGAAATATGCAACAAATTGCAGTCGAGTCATATAGATCCCGGCATGCGCCATATTGCAAATTCATGTGCTGTATTTTTACATCAGGATAAATTATTGGATGCTGTAAGAGTAGGATCAGCCCTTGTTGGCAAATTGCCTCTCAAAGAAACGTATGGATTGCAATCAGTAGGCTATCTCGAATGCACTATTGATAATATTAGAAAACTGCCCCCCAGTCATAACGTCGGATATGGAGATGTTTTCAAAACTAAAAAAGAGACCGTTACCGCACTCGCAGATGCCGGATATGCAGACGGACTTAATATTAAAAGAGCCGGAGATGCGTTTAATTTCAAAGAAGGCTTACGCGGTGTTTACCGTGCTGTTTGTGCGATGCTTCGAAGAGAAATTTTAAGCTGCGAAATAAATGGCAAGAAAGCCTATGCCCTGGGCAGGGTATGTATGCTCGGGACAATATTAGATATTACTGATATAAACTGCAACGCCGGAGATATTGCAATTTTCCGTCATATCAGTCCGATGCTGGTCAGTTCAGAAATACCTCGCGAATACAGATAG
- a CDS encoding peptidoglycan bridge formation glycyltransferase FemA/FemB family protein — protein MLNKNQYAEYESFVSTSPKGHFCQSIMWSKVKSAWAFEAVVERNENGEIIGALGILIRKVPFMNYSIMYAPRGPVCDVHDKRVLTSLIAGVKELAKRYHAYIFKMDPDVKSSDHEFSDIMKEMGFTIREDSKTFDAIQPRYVFRLDIKDKTSDEVMAQFHSKTRYNIRVAIKNGVTSKIGTREDLKAFYDLMLETGMRDDFVTRPLSYFERMYDALGEHMRLYLMMHDNKPISGSIAIHYGDKVWYLYGASSNAYRNVMPNYLMQWEMINWALELKCNIYDFRGVAGIIDETHPLYGLYRFKKGFNGEFTEFVGEMNLVLNPFINKLTVVGEHAFKRFSKIRYKLKNRNSAQHREEKI, from the coding sequence ATTTTAAATAAAAACCAATATGCAGAGTATGAAAGCTTTGTGTCCACTTCACCCAAGGGGCATTTTTGTCAAAGCATTATGTGGTCAAAAGTGAAAAGTGCCTGGGCATTTGAAGCTGTTGTCGAACGAAACGAAAATGGCGAAATTATCGGTGCGCTGGGCATTTTAATACGAAAAGTACCATTTATGAATTATTCTATTATGTACGCCCCAAGAGGGCCTGTTTGTGATGTTCATGATAAAAGGGTTTTAACTTCGCTTATCGCAGGTGTGAAAGAACTTGCAAAGCGTTATCACGCCTATATTTTCAAGATGGATCCTGATGTAAAAAGTTCAGATCATGAATTCAGCGATATAATGAAAGAAATGGGCTTTACGATACGTGAAGACAGCAAAACGTTTGATGCCATACAACCTCGGTACGTATTTAGACTAGATATCAAAGATAAAACATCTGACGAAGTAATGGCTCAGTTTCATAGTAAAACTAGATATAATATTCGAGTGGCAATAAAGAATGGGGTCACTTCAAAAATAGGAACCAGAGAAGATTTAAAGGCTTTTTACGACCTTATGCTTGAAACCGGCATGAGAGACGATTTCGTTACGCGTCCTCTTTCATACTTTGAGCGTATGTATGATGCACTTGGTGAGCACATGAGACTTTACTTAATGATGCACGATAATAAGCCTATATCCGGTTCGATCGCGATTCATTACGGTGATAAGGTCTGGTATCTATATGGTGCCTCGTCTAACGCCTATAGAAATGTGATGCCTAATTACCTGATGCAGTGGGAAATGATAAATTGGGCTTTAGAACTAAAATGTAATATTTATGATTTTAGGGGCGTCGCCGGAATTATAGATGAAACTCATCCTCTCTACGGTTTATATCGTTTTAAAAAAGGGTTTAACGGGGAATTTACTGAGTTTGTGGGGGAAATGAATCTGGTATTAAACCCGTTTATAAATAAACTTACTGTCGTAGGAGAACATGCTTTTAAGCGTTTTTCGAAAATAAGATATAAACTTAAGAATAGGAACTCCGCTCAGCATAGGGAGGAGAAAATATGA
- a CDS encoding LysM peptidoglycan-binding domain-containing protein translates to MRNKYIFRLCALLLVLSFLSVTSYAQSQYTIEKGDTLGGIAKKFGIKVQDIKNANGIQNDSITAGKILIIPDPGSTPTQAPSGQPTGEQGITASANINVEPESESLEDISIDFRNTDIRDILNVISNFSNKRILYIGQPQKISITASVVSYIKALNLITEKANNLSYLVDNDVVIVGPKDRLQNTFIYEELATKLKLSNLNAQQLIEVTDSLGIETRSVKVNKKDAHILLIEATPRNIAYAMLVSRMIDKKEYFSKDDKGNSVLNKVELSFKNINANDFEAVLQKLNIKASIVTKPDDLSYAMAVGSKDTITDVSNIFQNLETTKNDSAESMLEVSKYKPENINAKAAYDAVSANTFGAHVILQSGTSPSELYIVGTQDQCQNCIDALKEADIASTPKS, encoded by the coding sequence ATGAGAAATAAATATATCTTTCGTTTATGCGCTTTGCTATTAGTCCTTTCTTTTTTATCAGTGACGTCTTATGCACAGTCTCAATATACTATTGAGAAAGGTGATACATTAGGAGGTATAGCGAAAAAGTTCGGGATTAAAGTTCAGGATATTAAAAATGCAAACGGGATTCAAAATGACAGTATTACTGCCGGCAAAATTCTGATCATACCAGATCCGGGAAGTACACCTACACAGGCACCAAGTGGTCAGCCGACAGGAGAGCAGGGCATTACCGCAAGCGCTAATATTAATGTTGAACCAGAGTCAGAGTCACTTGAGGATATTTCGATTGATTTTCGTAATACCGATATAAGAGATATACTAAATGTAATTTCGAATTTCTCCAATAAAAGAATTTTGTACATAGGTCAGCCTCAGAAAATTAGTATAACCGCCTCTGTTGTTTCTTATATAAAGGCATTAAATTTAATTACAGAAAAGGCGAATAATCTTTCCTATTTGGTTGACAATGATGTCGTTATTGTTGGCCCCAAGGACAGGCTTCAAAACACATTTATTTATGAAGAGTTAGCTACAAAACTAAAACTTTCGAACTTAAATGCTCAGCAGTTAATCGAGGTTACTGATTCGCTTGGAATCGAGACAAGAAGTGTTAAGGTTAACAAAAAAGATGCGCATATTTTACTTATAGAAGCTACACCTAGAAATATAGCATATGCAATGCTTGTTTCCAGGATGATCGATAAGAAAGAATACTTCAGTAAAGATGATAAAGGAAATTCTGTTTTAAATAAAGTTGAACTTAGTTTTAAAAATATTAATGCAAATGACTTTGAGGCAGTATTACAAAAATTAAATATTAAGGCAAGTATAGTGACAAAACCTGATGATCTGTCTTATGCAATGGCAGTAGGCAGCAAAGATACTATTACTGATGTTTCAAACATTTTTCAGAATCTTGAAACAACAAAAAATGATTCAGCTGAGTCAATGCTTGAGGTTAGTAAATACAAGCCGGAAAATATAAATGCAAAAGCTGCATATGATGCTGTATCAGCGAATACTTTCGGGGCGCATGTTATTCTTCAGTCGGGGACATCCCCTTCGGAATTATATATTGTGGGTACCCAGGATCAATGTCAAAATTGCATAGATGCATTAAAAGAGGCTGATATTGCAAGTACACCAAAATCATAA
- a CDS encoding ABC transporter substrate-binding protein, whose product MKKNLLVLTALVLALSLLAGCASGAASKGTDTNANNSANTSKAISQVMVGILAPLTGNVAIYGTAAKNGAVLAFDEINKNGGINGVQIKYDVLDEKGDATEAVNAYNKLVSEKMDVLLGDVTSKPTIAVADKAATDRMPMVTATATAPDVTTYGDNIFRACFIDPFQGKVMATFASDNLKAKKVAIVYNVSDDYSSGAAASFKSTAESKGMQVVAYEGYGNDDKDFKTQLTKVQQSGADALFVPDYYNRVALIGAQARSVGFDKPLLGTDGWDGVLKVLDKDGAKALDNCYFSNHYFSKDTDQKVVKFNEAYQAKYNEAANSFAALGYDAAYIIANAIKTAGTTDKEAVIKALKSTSYDGVTGTIKYGNNGDPIKNVTVIKILNDDYVLETKVSA is encoded by the coding sequence ATGAAGAAAAATCTATTAGTATTAACAGCACTAGTACTGGCACTCTCCCTTTTAGCAGGTTGCGCTTCAGGTGCGGCTTCAAAAGGAACTGACACTAATGCTAACAACAGTGCAAATACATCTAAAGCAATAAGCCAGGTTATGGTGGGAATTCTTGCTCCACTGACTGGAAACGTTGCAATTTATGGTACAGCGGCTAAAAACGGGGCTGTCCTGGCTTTTGATGAGATTAATAAGAATGGCGGCATAAACGGCGTACAGATTAAATATGACGTCCTTGATGAAAAGGGTGACGCCACAGAAGCAGTAAACGCTTATAATAAACTTGTAAGTGAAAAGATGGATGTTCTTCTTGGCGATGTAACAAGCAAGCCGACTATTGCAGTTGCAGATAAAGCAGCTACCGACAGAATGCCTATGGTTACAGCAACAGCAACTGCTCCTGATGTAACTACATATGGCGACAATATTTTCCGCGCATGCTTTATCGATCCTTTCCAGGGAAAAGTTATGGCAACATTTGCATCTGATAATCTTAAAGCTAAAAAAGTTGCTATAGTTTATAATGTATCTGATGACTATTCTTCCGGCGCTGCTGCATCATTTAAATCAACAGCAGAATCAAAAGGCATGCAAGTTGTTGCATACGAAGGTTATGGCAACGACGATAAAGATTTTAAGACACAGTTAACAAAAGTTCAGCAGTCTGGTGCAGACGCTTTATTTGTTCCTGATTATTATAATAGAGTCGCTTTAATTGGCGCACAAGCAAGAAGCGTTGGATTTGACAAGCCTCTCCTTGGTACAGATGGTTGGGACGGCGTTTTAAAAGTTCTTGATAAAGACGGTGCAAAAGCATTAGACAACTGCTATTTCAGCAATCATTACTTTAGTAAAGATACTGATCAAAAAGTTGTAAAATTCAACGAAGCTTATCAGGCAAAGTACAATGAAGCTGCAAATTCATTTGCTGCTCTTGGTTATGATGCTGCATACATAATAGCTAATGCAATTAAAACCGCTGGTACTACAGATAAAGAAGCTGTTATTAAAGCCCTTAAGAGCACTAGTTATGACGGCGTCACCGGCACTATTAAATATGGTAATAACGGTGATCCTATTAAAAATGTTACGGTTATAAAGATTCTGAATGACGACTACGTTCTTGAGACCAAAGTAAGCGCGTAA